From the genome of Nicotiana tabacum cultivar K326 chromosome 17, ASM71507v2, whole genome shotgun sequence:
TTTCTCACAGCAACCCTAGGCCTCCACTCCCTCCTATATATGAACCAAGAATGAATTAATCTTCCATTTTCGAatgccttctctcttttctttttatagagGTAAGTGAAAATTTTCAAggactatataatatatatgCCAACTATATCCTATGAGACCCCTCGAAAagttgaagatctaagtattaaATCCTGTTTATAttcgttttcttcattttctactcGCTCCATTCTTGGCAGATGTTAGTTTTAAGGAGAGGAAAAGGATTAAAGTTTGATCTATAGAAGTTTCGAAAGTACAAGGTGAGATTATCCTTTCTGATCTTTTTAACTcttctcctctctttttttctttttggatctttatttctttttgtgAATTGGAGAAAAGTTTGTTTTGATAAGGAAATACAATAAATTTTATGTTGATGTAGAGAGATCTTGATTCACTTACTAACTTGGGATCTTAAACCACAACTGCAAGTAATTATTTCCTCTTCACCGCTGTCTCACTACATaaccactttttttttctttctttttttaattttcttttttggtgCAAATGTATCATAAAAATCTACCCTTTTGCTTTTATTCATTATGGGTTGGAATACTTTCGAAGAATTGGATCGAGTATGAACTTTGGTActactttttgggaagaattggCCAGCAATTTTTGTTACTAATCACCCTCAGCTTCTATTTTCACTCCTCCCTAGTTTCCTTGAAAAATTAAATGAAAAGACCTCTTTTTTCTATGTAGattgttattttatttacttGCCATGTTTGCTTCAATAGGACTCTAATGCCTTTCTACTCCAAAATTGTTAATTAATGAAACAGCTTCTTTAATACCATGCATTCTTTAATACAGTCAAATTTATTATCTACTCCATTGTTTATTGATTATCTATTGTGAGTAAATATATTTCCAGTATAAGATCTGAACGATTACAATTTATTTATCATACTGCAAAATGTATTTTATGTCATTTTCTGAGGCTTCATAATTTGTTTGTTCTTATAGAGGCATTCATTTGTCTACAACAATAGGGAGGCCAACGATGTCCTCGTCTAACTCTCCGTGTGCAGCATGCAAATTCTTGCGTCGAAAATGCACTCAAGAATGTGTTTTTGCACCATACTTCCCACCTGATCAACCCCAGAAATTTGCCAATGTTCACAAGGTTTTTGGGGCTAGTAATGTGGCTAAATTACTCAACGAATTAAACGCCACTCAACGTGAAGATGCTGTAAATTCCCTTGCCTATGAAGCCGACTATCGCCTTCGAGATCCAGTTTATGGTTGTGTTGGCCTAATTTCGGTACTTCAACATAAACTCAAGCAAGTCCAAGATGATTTATTGAATGCTAAGAAAGAATTAGCAACTTACATTGGTCCTTCAGCAATGTTGCCAATTCTTCAACACCCGGGGTACATACAACAGCATCCGAATAATCCGTCTTCTTCTACCATGATGCCTTATAATATGCAGCCAATGTTGGGATTGCCAACTGggatgcaacaacaacaacatggtGCTCAGTTAATGTTGCGTGATTctcaacaacaacagcagcagcaaaatCAGCAGCAAGTTATTGAAGCTCATCAATTAGCAGCAGCGATGGCGGCGAGGGATCAACAGGAAATACTGAGAACTTATGAACAACAGGCACAACAGCAGCAGCATCCACAATTCAACAGTGGGTTTGATTCTGCAGGTAGTGGCGGATGTAAGTTTAAAGGATAGGTtcaattatctacataattatGTACTAtaatgtatatgtgtgtgtgagaaaattttaaaaattattatagaCATAGGGTTTGTTTGGTGTGATAGAAGTTATTTTTAGGAAATTCTTTTACTAGGAAATCATAATTTTGGGTGTTTGAAATGtttttcaaagaaaatattttctaacaaaaggaaaaaaatgactttTCTCACTTGTAGGCGAAAATCACATTTTCCATACAACTATTATATAGTAGTAACTTTTAAACTCATTTAAGTTGCTTAAACAAACACTTAAATATCATTGCTAATTTATAGGAATAGTGAATTTTGATCAATATATTGTGATTTGCTAATACTATtatcaatctttaagatatgttTTTTTCTAAGAATAGTTTCTATTCACTAACCAAACTTCTGAAAATAGTTTCAAAAACAAGATTCTCTATGAAAaccaattttcaagaaaacataTTAATTGAAAATGACTATTATCATATATGCCAAAAGAAGTTAGAATTAGGAATTTTGAATTGATAAAGATTAAATCTTGAATTCGTCTACGTCCGCAGACCCGGTAACTGCTACCGGATTTCATCAAATGAATTCTTCAGTATCACCTTCATTGGCTTTGGGCTCCTTTGACAATCCTTATCAAATTCAGCAAACCCAGCAGGAACATTGCGGCCAGGTTCAACTTCAGCCACATCAATTGCTccaacagcaacagcagcagctACCGCAACAACCACAAACACCACAGCAGCAACAAAGAGCCAAAAGTGAAGAGGAAAGGAGCATTGGACCTTCTTGTTAACTTCTTCACTACATGCCATTGAAGCTTTTTCCTTTCAACAATTTTTTATCTTGGTAACTTTCTCGTTCAAATCTCTTTCTTTCCTCTCTCTTTTATTCACATTTGTTGCTCCTCTTTCGTGTATTTTGGGTTATCCTGAGGGATGGTTGGTTACATTTTTTCCTAAAATTCTTTTGCATACTTCTTTAAAAATTAGTGGGTAATcactatttaaaaataaatactttttcGTTGTCACACAAGTTAAAAAATTGAGTTTAACTAATAAACACAATACTGTAAAAAGAAATTACGCTATCAAGTGTTGCAATAGTAATtcctctgttccaatttatgtgaacatgtttgactaAGCACGTTAAGGGTAGAATAATACTCCCtccattcacttttacttggcacgttttgacttttcacgccccttaagaaataataaatgaagtgcataatttactatAATacacatattaattgatgcatattttattggatttgaaaaaatgatttgaaatgagtaataaatactgtgggtataacagtaaaaaaaaattgtcttctcttgatatgcgtaaagtgacaagtaaaaataaaaatatatttttagtatacatgccaagtaaaagtgaacggagggagtaagtttaagcaaaattattttcaaaaagaaCGGACCAAAAAAAGGGTCATTCTTAGAAATGGGACATTCTTTTTAGAacggaccaaaaaagaaataagttGACGTAAAATTGAACGGATGGAGTACAAAATTTCTTACTAATATGTATATGTAAGTTAAACTCTAAATTAGATTCTACTAGATTTTTCACTATATAATGTCACCTCACTAATTAATGATTCCTGTTAGCCCCAAGTCTTTTCATATTACAGTGGTTTTGTGTCTCATACGTCTATATGCTTGGGATTAGTTTGACTTTGACGTTAATGGTAGCGTGCCGTGCGTTTGAAAGGAGATATCTTACCATGTGCACATGATTCTTTCCGTAAGTGAGTTCTTTGAAGAGaacaataaataatttaatttgtaTATTTTACACCATtaaagtattttattttgttatcgCAAGTTACTTACAATATATTTTAGGTTATCAACAATGCTTATTGAGTAGGTACTCGTTATAAGTATATACAaatgatttaagttatataccTGCATGATACTGCAAATAATAATTATATTGGCATCGCAATTTAACCTGTCGTAGTAGGTgacttattttattttgaaattatcaTATCTAGTTTATCATGAAAATTACATGATAATTGTTGCAGATAAACTTTTAAAATAGTGTAAACGTTACTACTATACATTGTGAAAGCTTAAATTTTTTTACTGAATTAGCTATGCAACTAGCTTTCTTCTAACATTCTTTCTGTGGTTGATGCGTAAACCAGCGTACAAAGAAGAGAGATGGAGATGGAGATGAGAATATTCAACTCCGATAGTGAAAAGTCGTAAGAATCTGGccttcttttttgaattttcgttcttGTCACCCTCATTTGAGGTTTGAAGGACATGATTAAATTATTGGGGAGGTGAAGTTTTTGAAACTTAGGAGTTTCGTTTTAACATTACCATTGTCTTTTCTTTACCTATAGATGCCAACTTTCTCCTCCCATCATGCAGATTATTTCATACAGTTCATTCTTTTTTCacatttcttttatattttttcctttcttcaaCTTTGACTAGCTTACGCTCAATAATTTCCTCTCTCCAAAGGAATACGAATGAATTTGTTCAGTTGCAATTTGAGGGTGTGGCCTAACAGTGTGGTAAAAACTATGAGAGATTAGAACTCAAATTTCCGGAAAGTAAAAATATTAACTACAAATCATGGAAAACCTAAAAGTGAAAAGTATTAAATAGGATATAGTAGTCAAAATGTCTTCTTATTAATACTTTTTTAAGAGGtgtgtaaaagaaaaatacaataaCTACTGTGGATTAGAGGGAGTATATTTAGAAGCAGAGGCGGACTTATGCTATACTGGGAGGGGTCATCGGCACCCATAAAGTTCGATAAAAATTCTACATATACATGTATATGTGTTTAGAAAATAGTGATATAATAGTAGTGGTTGCACCTTATATACAAAACAAATTTTAGTTGAACGTAAATGTGCACCCATTATCTCTAAATACTGGGTCCGCCTCTGTCTCCGCTTCGTCTAAAGGCTGTCTCATAATTTAATTTCAAACAGAAGATAAATGAATAGAAAATAAAGTGTAGTACTTTTCCCAAACAATGCAAGTAACAGCCAATAGCAGCATAATATGATTAGGGGTGTTCATACAAACCCGAAAATTTGAATCTAATCGAAACCGAACCAAATCGACCAAAAAAttgatactttttaggtttggtttgattttggttttgaattttaaaaaccgatcaaatttggtttagttttgattttaataaaaaaataaccgaaaaaaccgaaccaaaccgactataaaaatagctatttaaatttattattacacctatatatatgtatatttttatataaagtttctaaaattttatggtacatattagtcatttatatttttagtctaattctttgctattataataatctaattctttgttTTTACATTCTattttgattggtagttttcttttactaagtacaataatttatttcatgttaaaaataatcgactttaaattgagtacttaaattattcgttaccatttgattcaattatcatcaatatatcttgaaaATGAAAGATTTCTCAAAgaacaattgatttgatagtgttactttgaaaatgtagtcgccggaatatgcgtttggtagtgtatgtctcatatttaagaaaaaaaacccgataaataaccgaaaaccGACAAAAATCAAATCGATAAAAAAACTattcaattggtttggtttggtttcaatatttgaaaaatcgacatatttggtttgatttttttttttttaaaaatcgacccaaaccgaaccatgaacgtCCCTAATTATGATGAGTATAAGACGCTTCTTCTTACTGGCAGCAAATTATTAGATTATGAGAGGCAAATACAGCTGCATCTGGAACTAGAATAAGACCTGACATTATTGACCTGTATTCCCCCCCCTCCCCTCTCCCCCAATCCCCCCTTAAAATCTTATTACCACTGTCTCCtcaaagttcaattttgttatggaTTTCAGAGCTTCCATAAAGGATATAGTATTaagaaatatttttaatttacaGTTGGGTTCATAGATGTCATGAAATCGCTTCGATGGCCATGTGCAGTTCTGACTTTAAAATATGGAGGTTAGTGTAAATTAGTTATAATATTAGGCTACTCTTTTACTAAAAGTTCCTTTAATATTGAGGATCAAAATCTAGGAAATATTGGAAGACTTCTTAGATATCCTGCACATGgccttcttcttttattttgtaaGACCAAGGTGCGAGCTGGTATCTATCAATAAAGAAGTGTCAAAAGGACGAAATAATTATGTTAAATTTGGATAGATTAAAATATATTCATGAGTTAATGAACGAGTAATGTCTTCTCCTTGCCTAAATTTGATGGATGAGTTTGATTAATGAGTCACAGCCCTTCTTACctaatttaaaactatttttctatttatttatttatttatttttgtttcttaaaTATATAGGTATACAATCAGACCGCTAAAAACGATGTATTGTACAACAAAGTAgcatatataacttaaattaacCAAACATAtttatttacccgaaaaatggatagagttgaatttatacgcagttccgaggatatgtggcgtaacttgatttaaaatgcaaggataaataaaattgtaaatgTAGATTGGAGAGAATGCAATCTAGATAAGGTTATCAAGAATAATGAACCTTAGGATTcgacaaatagaatcaatctaagaaattGAAAGAGCGAttctttactgtagaagaatatagtacttttattacaatgtaagtcTTAGAAAACTGTcctacagaaatgataaccaagcccttttatagtggagggattcgcctccaagcataataaaataaacattcagtgggagacccatgataagtcaattttccataatttctgtcaagattctctctagtgggattgcaacggcttttgtctgcgagctcgatcttgcttagaatcctCGATTTTGGCTTGAGCTTAatttcggctcgaactcgtgatcttggttcgagcccgcGAATTGATTCtaggtcaatgttggttggtctctggattaTCAGCACGATAAGTCTACCGTGCATCATGGTTTGATTCTTattcgagtttgattatgatatcgatctcgACACGGACCGGCCTCCCCGGGTTCGAGGTAAGTTCGCCcccccttcgggatcttacttcgatacatCACCCTTCGAACTCGATCGGACATGCCAAtgctgaaatctatttcgaccgtatacagatagtcccctcgtttctcagaaagaatatggcgagaaacgatataatTTTCAacagctcgatcggattatatctTATCGTTTCCATCGGGTTCGACTATGACGCATCTGGTAGCTGTCCCGTCGGTTTaatctttcaaggcatttaatgcatgtcaggcgGTAATCGGCCACTGCTGATACCGAACCGCCATCGtttgaacctataaataacccttacttttatcttttactatttttacaTCTTCTATCTTCCAAAGTTTCCCAAGTTCCTCTTCGTACTCTCCAACTTACCAGTAAAGCTGTGATTTCTTTCCGCAAAAACCCctcttcaattctaccaaatctctgtcactttcttctatttcttacttttgaattcaaaaatggcaaaaacatcgcaaaccattcctcagaaagagaaggcttcatcttcacagtgtgtcaccgatgagacaccggcagaaccacggcctgaggagtgtgttcctaGGGCGTGTGTACTTACTTTAGATTTTAAGGTTAATAAAGGTTCATCGGTCCCTGGCCggtgtgagccggtatcgaggtacatgCGTTCGATAACCGAGAAATACCTCGATCTGTTAAATAAGGATTGCAATTGGggtgaaaaagaaataataatacctACCCCTAacgaagatatcacttcttacgtgaaagggtttttgaatgtaTATACTTACCCTTTTCACTTTGGGTCCCCTCGATTCCGTCATTATTGACTTCTGTCGACAATATCAGGTAACCCTAGGTTAGGTCCATCCTTTTTTGTGGCGGATCGTTATcctgatccgatattttgtgagcaaaatcgaggggatgtcgttcaccctcgatcatcttattcGGCTGTACCGTCCCcgactttttcgaggagggttaataaaactccagcgtcgggctaccaaggctctgttctcgagtattgacgaggacaTGGACTGGGGTTGGATGGGCAgattcgttcgagtaaggacttcgaacctgattccgactgaaaagatgccctttcccgaggagtggaatatgaaacctAAGTGTGATCTTGTTGTTGtttctattttgttcttctatTTATTCTCTTATCGACACTCCTCCTTTTGTGATGTAGCGGTTCCTTGGATGCCCGGAGCggttcccgatctcaagaactgggtacgagctCTTGTTTTGACCTCCACATAcaccgagcgctcatggcgtaaTTTGTCAAAGGGTCAATGGGAggccaaaactcatggtaagcTCATTTCTCGGACTCTGATGATCCAAACGAGGCatttctcaaaatattttttataaggtttcccatatgcaggtttgggtaaaTACGCGGTCTTGAGGCCCCTGTCTAATTAGGAGGATGTTTCGacctctgtcccaaagccggtgaaggaaaataaaaggaagagagcCTCGGTTCCCGAATATCCAaaatcgaagaagaggacggctcgtaagccgaacaagaatgtcattcctttgaccgtgAAATCCgttctgcgtctaagggatgaagataaaga
Proteins encoded in this window:
- the LOC107794713 gene encoding LOB domain-containing protein 10-like isoform X2 → MSSSNSPCAACKFLRRKCTQECVFAPYFPPDQPQKFANVHKVFGASNVAKLLNELNATQREDAVNSLAYEADYRLRDPVYGCVGLISVLQHKLKQVQDDLLNAKKELATYIGPSAMLPILQHPGYIQQHPNNPSSSTMMPYNMQPMLGLPTGMQQQQHGAQLMLRDSQQQQQQQNQQQVIEAHQLAAAMAARDQQEILRTYEQQAQQQQHPQFNSGFDSADPVTATGFHQMNSSVSPSLALGSFDNPYQIQQTQQEHCGQVQLQPHQLLQQQQQQLPQQPQTPQQQQRAKSEEERSIGPSC
- the LOC107794713 gene encoding LOB domain-containing protein 10-like isoform X1, producing MSSSNSPCAACKFLRRKCTQECVFAPYFPPDQPQKFANVHKVFGASNVAKLLNELNATQREDAVNSLAYEADYRLRDPVYGCVGLISVLQHKLKQVQDDLLNAKKELATYIGPSAMLPILQHPGYIQQHPNNPSSSTMMPYNMQPMLGLPTGMQQQQHGAQLMLRDSQQQQQQQNQQQVIEAHQLAAAMAARDQQEILRTYEQQAQQQQHPQFNSGFDSAGSGGYPVTATGFHQMNSSVSPSLALGSFDNPYQIQQTQQEHCGQVQLQPHQLLQQQQQQLPQQPQTPQQQQRAKSEEERSIGPSC